The following proteins are encoded in a genomic region of Oceanisphaera profunda:
- a CDS encoding protein phosphatase CheZ: MALNKSTVSLEQARILVAMLERGDQDGADRYLTSVCMPQAKDLVEQVGQLTRQLHDSLQEFRNDPRLPELAESEIPDARERLSYVIDMTDKAANRTMDAVEASLPIADRLTHNIGSVMPGWRDLMGRQLELNKFKNLCFELDGFLVNSEKDAGQLKELLTEILMAQDYQDLTGQMIRRVINLVQEVEAKLVAILTVFGRLPGMEDVQPEPAKAKVADIIAEGPIMNKEHRDDVVSDQDGVDDLLSSLGF, encoded by the coding sequence ATGGCACTCAATAAAAGTACGGTCAGCCTAGAACAAGCACGCATTTTAGTCGCTATGTTAGAGCGAGGCGATCAAGACGGCGCCGATCGCTATCTCACTAGCGTGTGCATGCCCCAAGCCAAAGATTTGGTGGAGCAAGTAGGGCAGTTAACGCGCCAATTACATGACTCATTACAAGAGTTCCGTAACGATCCGCGCTTGCCTGAGCTGGCAGAAAGTGAAATACCCGATGCCCGCGAGCGCTTAAGTTATGTTATCGACATGACGGATAAAGCCGCGAACCGCACCATGGATGCGGTAGAAGCGAGCCTGCCGATTGCCGATCGCTTAACTCATAATATTGGCAGTGTAATGCCGGGCTGGCGCGATTTAATGGGGCGTCAGTTAGAGCTCAATAAATTTAAAAATTTGTGTTTTGAACTCGATGGTTTCTTAGTGAACTCGGAAAAAGACGCAGGTCAGTTAAAAGAATTGCTCACCGAAATTTTGATGGCTCAAGATTATCAAGATTTAACCGGTCAGATGATCCGGCGCGTGATTAACTTGGTCCAAGAAGTGGAAGCCAAGTTAGTGGCTATTTTAACGGTATTCGGTCGCTTGCCCGGTATGGAAGATGTTCAACCTGAGCCTGCAAAAGCGAAGGTGGCGGACATTATTGCCGAAGGTCCAATCATGAATAAAGAACATCGTGATGATGTGGTCTCAGATCAGGACGGCGTAGACGATTTGCTATCCAGTTTGGGATTCTAA
- a CDS encoding protein-glutamate methylesterase/protein-glutamine glutaminase: MAIRVLVVDDSSFFRRRVSEILEQDPMLTVVDTAVNGLEAVEKARAGRFDVITMDIEMPVMDGISAVREIMKATPTPVLMFSSLTHDGAQATLDALDAGAMDFLPKRFEDIARSKEEAMLLLQQRVKAIARRRSFIAPRVEARATTSTAPAARSTLASAGLAARPRMGSALATSGRTVSNTLTRSTLASTAAPAAVSGAAPVERKTVPRRTGKSYQLLAIGTSTGGPVALQKVLTALPANFPHPILLIQHMPGTFTTAFAARLNTLCQITVKEAEDGDALRPGCAYLAPGGKQMLLEGRPGAARLRIIDGNDKVNYKPCVDITFASAAKIYGGKVLAVVLTGMGADGREGARLLKDQGASIWAQDEETCVVYGMPQAVAKAGLASESLPLPLIGEAILNEMSS; encoded by the coding sequence ATGGCTATTCGGGTGTTAGTGGTTGATGATTCAAGTTTTTTTCGCCGCCGTGTCAGTGAGATCTTAGAACAAGATCCCATGCTCACCGTGGTGGACACGGCCGTTAATGGTCTTGAAGCCGTTGAAAAAGCCCGCGCCGGACGCTTTGATGTGATCACCATGGACATTGAAATGCCGGTCATGGATGGCATTAGTGCGGTGCGTGAAATTATGAAAGCGACACCTACGCCGGTGTTGATGTTTTCATCGCTCACCCATGATGGCGCCCAAGCCACGCTGGATGCGCTGGACGCCGGTGCCATGGATTTTTTGCCTAAACGCTTTGAAGATATTGCACGCAGCAAAGAAGAAGCCATGTTATTGCTGCAGCAAAGAGTGAAAGCCATTGCTCGTCGGCGCAGTTTTATCGCGCCCAGAGTTGAGGCTAGAGCGACCACCAGTACCGCGCCAGCTGCGCGCTCGACATTGGCTTCGGCGGGCTTAGCGGCTAGACCCCGCATGGGCAGTGCGCTTGCTACCAGTGGTCGTACTGTAAGCAACACACTTACTCGCAGCACGCTTGCTAGCACTGCTGCGCCTGCGGCTGTAAGTGGAGCTGCGCCGGTTGAGCGTAAAACGGTGCCTAGGCGCACCGGAAAAAGTTATCAGTTGCTGGCTATCGGCACTTCTACCGGCGGACCGGTGGCACTACAAAAAGTGCTGACTGCCTTGCCGGCCAATTTCCCCCATCCGATCCTGTTAATCCAGCATATGCCGGGCACCTTTACTACCGCTTTTGCCGCACGCTTAAACACCTTGTGTCAGATAACAGTAAAAGAAGCCGAAGATGGCGATGCATTGCGCCCGGGCTGTGCGTATTTAGCGCCCGGTGGTAAACAAATGTTGCTGGAAGGGCGTCCGGGTGCGGCGCGGCTGCGCATTATAGATGGCAACGATAAGGTGAATTACAAACCTTGCGTGGATATTACTTTTGCTTCTGCGGCCAAAATTTATGGTGGCAAGGTGCTGGCGGTGGTGTTAACCGGCATGGGGGCGGACGGTCGTGAAGGTGCGCGATTGTTAAAAGATCAAGGTGCCAGCATTTGGGCCCAAGACGAAGAAACCTGCGTGGTGTACGGCATGCCCCAAGCGGTCGCCAAAGCGGGCTTGGCATCTGAGTCACTGCCGTTACCCTTGATTGGTGAAGCCATTCTTAATGAGATGAGCAGCTAA
- the cheY gene encoding chemotaxis response regulator CheY: protein MKILIVDDFSTMRRIIKNLLRDLGFNNTFEADDGLTALPMLKNSDFDFVVTDWNMPGMQGIDLLKAIRADEKLKHMPVLMVTAEAKREQIIAAAQAGVNGYVVKPFTAGTLKEKLEKVFERIG from the coding sequence ATGAAAATCCTGATCGTGGATGATTTTTCTACGATGCGTCGGATTATTAAAAACCTATTACGCGACCTTGGGTTTAATAATACCTTTGAAGCGGATGATGGCCTTACTGCATTACCCATGCTTAAAAACAGTGACTTTGACTTTGTGGTGACCGACTGGAATATGCCGGGCATGCAAGGCATCGATCTATTGAAAGCCATTCGTGCCGACGAGAAACTCAAGCACATGCCGGTATTAATGGTGACGGCAGAAGCTAAGCGTGAGCAAATTATTGCTGCCGCCCAAGCGGGAGTAAATGGGTATGTGGTTAAGCCTTTTACTGCGGGCACTCTGAAAGAGAAACTCGAGAAGGTTTTCGAGCGCATTGGATAA
- a CDS encoding chemotaxis protein CheA, translating to MGFEVDEDILQDFLVEASEILEQLSEQLVTLERQPDDKDLLNAIFRGFHTVKGGAGFMSLTALVDTCHKAENVFDILRNGQRQVTSELMDVILRALDAVNLMFSELQNREELTPAEPELLDELERYCRPASADEVVAPVVAEPLVSEQVVAAQAAAAEPAEGIAGLDQAQYQQMLNELGPTPQPAPSAAPAIDLNGTDDISDDEFEALLDQLHGAGKHSGIPATEVNEPANSEAIVAASSAATDSMIDDDEFEALLDQLHGSGKGPTFTTDAENEVESEAQRAVNVEQAEPQASVAAPSMPAPAVSAPAKPEEKPAAKAAAAHSPAADTTVRVDTKILDNIMNMVGELVLVRNRLLSLEANHDDENISKTVANLDSVTGDLQGAVMKTRMQPIKKVFGRFPRVVRDIARTMKKEINLEMVGEDTDLDKNLVEALADPLVHLVRNSCDHGIEMPELREAAGKPRMGTIRLTASQEGDHILLGIEDDGAGMDPEKLKSIAINRGILDTDAAARMSDNEAYNLIFAPGFSTKVEITDVSGRGVGMDVVKTGITSVNGSIYIDSALGKGTTLQIKVPLTLAILPTLMVLVGQQTFALPLTNVDEIFHLDLTRTSMVDGQLTIVVRNHAIPLFYLQDWLLKGERRARQDRGHVVIVAVGNQQVGFVVDGLIGQEEVVIKPLDQLLHGTPGMAGATITSDGGIALILDLAGLIKAYARRYV from the coding sequence ATGGGCTTTGAGGTAGACGAGGATATTCTTCAGGACTTTCTGGTTGAAGCATCAGAAATTCTAGAGCAACTGTCTGAGCAATTGGTGACACTAGAGCGCCAACCCGACGATAAAGACTTGCTGAATGCGATTTTTCGCGGCTTTCATACCGTTAAAGGTGGCGCCGGTTTTATGTCGCTGACGGCGCTTGTAGATACCTGCCACAAAGCCGAGAACGTGTTCGACATTTTGCGCAATGGTCAACGCCAGGTGACGTCTGAACTGATGGACGTGATTTTGCGCGCCTTGGATGCGGTCAACCTGATGTTTAGCGAACTGCAAAATCGTGAAGAGCTGACACCCGCTGAGCCTGAATTGCTCGACGAGCTGGAGCGTTATTGCCGACCGGCCAGCGCCGATGAAGTGGTCGCTCCTGTGGTTGCAGAGCCATTAGTTTCAGAACAAGTGGTCGCCGCTCAAGCTGCCGCCGCTGAACCCGCGGAGGGCATTGCCGGCCTTGACCAAGCTCAGTATCAGCAAATGTTAAATGAGCTGGGTCCGACTCCTCAGCCCGCTCCGAGTGCCGCGCCTGCAATTGATCTTAATGGTACGGACGACATTAGCGACGATGAATTTGAAGCATTATTAGATCAGTTGCACGGTGCCGGTAAACACAGCGGTATTCCGGCCACTGAAGTGAATGAACCTGCCAACAGCGAAGCCATTGTTGCTGCTAGCTCAGCCGCGACTGACAGCATGATTGATGACGATGAGTTTGAAGCTCTGCTGGATCAATTGCACGGCTCTGGTAAAGGTCCGACCTTTACGACGGATGCAGAGAATGAGGTAGAGAGTGAGGCACAAAGAGCTGTAAATGTGGAGCAAGCTGAGCCGCAAGCCAGTGTGGCCGCGCCAAGCATGCCAGCACCTGCAGTGAGTGCTCCAGCTAAGCCAGAAGAAAAGCCTGCCGCCAAGGCTGCGGCCGCACACAGCCCAGCGGCTGATACCACGGTGCGGGTAGACACCAAAATTCTCGATAACATCATGAACATGGTGGGTGAGCTGGTATTGGTGCGTAACCGCCTGCTGAGCTTAGAAGCCAATCATGATGATGAAAATATTTCTAAAACCGTGGCCAATCTTGACTCGGTCACTGGTGATTTGCAGGGTGCGGTGATGAAAACCCGCATGCAGCCGATCAAAAAAGTCTTTGGCCGCTTTCCACGAGTGGTACGTGATATTGCCCGCACCATGAAAAAAGAAATTAATCTGGAAATGGTTGGCGAAGACACGGACTTGGATAAGAACCTAGTGGAAGCACTGGCGGATCCTTTGGTGCACTTGGTGCGAAATTCTTGCGACCACGGCATTGAAATGCCCGAGTTGCGTGAGGCGGCCGGCAAGCCGCGCATGGGGACCATTCGTTTAACCGCGTCTCAAGAAGGCGACCATATCTTACTGGGTATCGAAGATGACGGTGCCGGCATGGATCCAGAAAAGCTAAAGAGCATCGCCATTAATCGCGGTATTTTAGATACCGATGCCGCGGCGCGTATGTCCGACAACGAAGCCTATAACCTGATTTTTGCACCGGGCTTTTCGACCAAGGTCGAAATCACCGATGTCTCTGGCCGTGGCGTAGGCATGGACGTAGTAAAAACCGGCATTACCTCGGTGAATGGTTCTATTTATATCGACTCGGCACTGGGTAAAGGCACTACGTTACAAATTAAAGTGCCGCTGACCTTGGCCATTTTGCCGACACTGATGGTGTTAGTGGGCCAGCAAACCTTTGCTTTGCCGCTAACCAACGTCGATGAAATTTTTCACCTCGACTTAACCCGCACCAGCATGGTGGACGGTCAGCTGACGATAGTGGTGCGTAATCACGCTATCCCCTTGTTTTACTTACAAGACTGGCTATTAAAAGGCGAGCGACGTGCGCGTCAAGACCGCGGGCATGTGGTGATTGTCGCGGTGGGCAATCAGCAAGTGGGCTTTGTAGTCGACGGTCTGATTGGCCAAGAAGAAGTGGTGATTAAGCCGCTGGACCAACTGTTACACGGCACGCCAGGCATGGCGGGGGCCACCATTACCAGTGACGGTGGCATTGCCCTGATTTTAGATCTCGCAGGCCTTATCAAAGCTTACGCACGGCGCTACGTCTAA